One part of the Xanthocytophaga agilis genome encodes these proteins:
- a CDS encoding DUF2911 domain-containing protein — protein sequence MRTFLRWTLSLLILGAMQPVWAQLTTPPGGGNKKASVSERIGITDITITYDRPGVKGREGKIWGTSVAHYGFQDLGFGTSKSAPWRAGANENTTISFSTDVKVEGKNLPAGTYGLFMALQEGGATVIFSKNSTSWGSYFYDPAEDALRVDVKTTSLSESVERLKYEFTDQTDNSAVIALLWEKLKVPFRVEVDLVNTQLTSFRKELRSDVGFNWEPWAQAAAFCVQNNTNLEEALKWADVAVNAPFLGQKNFTTLSTKAQVLEKLGKTTEATALMKEAMPMGNMQELHQYARQLVAMKRSKEALEVFQLNAKKYPADFTTSVGLIRGYSAVGEYKNALKLAKTALPKAPDSNSKSNVEKMIATLEQGKDVN from the coding sequence ATGCGTACTTTTTTAAGATGGACATTGTCCCTGTTGATACTTGGGGCTATGCAGCCTGTATGGGCACAACTTACCACACCACCTGGCGGAGGAAACAAGAAAGCTTCCGTATCTGAAAGAATTGGCATTACAGATATCACCATTACCTATGATCGTCCGGGTGTCAAAGGCCGGGAAGGAAAGATCTGGGGAACCTCAGTTGCTCACTATGGCTTTCAGGATCTGGGCTTTGGAACCAGTAAGTCTGCTCCCTGGAGAGCCGGTGCCAATGAGAATACCACCATCTCATTCAGCACAGATGTAAAAGTAGAAGGTAAAAACCTGCCTGCTGGAACCTATGGATTATTTATGGCTTTGCAGGAAGGTGGAGCCACCGTTATTTTCTCCAAAAACTCAACTTCCTGGGGAAGCTACTTCTACGATCCTGCAGAAGATGCACTACGTGTAGACGTAAAAACAACATCCCTCAGTGAAAGTGTGGAGCGACTAAAATACGAATTTACAGATCAGACAGATAACTCAGCTGTTATTGCTCTGCTTTGGGAAAAGTTAAAGGTTCCATTTAGAGTTGAGGTTGATCTGGTAAATACTCAACTTACATCGTTTCGCAAAGAACTACGTTCAGATGTTGGTTTTAACTGGGAGCCATGGGCACAGGCTGCTGCTTTCTGTGTGCAAAACAATACTAATCTGGAAGAGGCGTTAAAGTGGGCTGATGTCGCTGTAAATGCTCCATTTCTGGGACAGAAAAATTTCACGACTTTAAGTACAAAAGCTCAGGTATTAGAAAAGCTAGGCAAAACAACCGAAGCTACAGCGTTGATGAAAGAAGCCATGCCAATGGGCAATATGCAGGAATTGCATCAGTACGCCCGTCAGCTGGTAGCTATGAAACGTAGTAAAGAGGCACTGGAAGTATTTCAGTTGAATGCAAAAAAATACCCTGCCGATTTTACTACCAGTGTTGGATTAATAAGAGGATATTCGGCTGTAGGGGAATATAAAAATGCATTGAAGCTGGCTAAAACAGCTTTACCCAAAGCGCCAGACTCTAATAGCAAATCCAATGTAGAGAAAATGATTGCTACGTTGGAACAAGGAAAAGATGTAAACTGA
- a CDS encoding pitrilysin family protein, with the protein MKRTTLYIVFALAFVCQSFCSFAQTKAAEYKLPGYEKFVLSNGLTVYLMEQHEVPVINVAAIVPAGAIYDGSQAGLASLTATALKHGTKNYTKTKLEEELDFVGATLATQATKEYASLSAGFAAKDQTKVLPLIKEVLVNPTFDAAEFEKEKKRMLTNLERAKESPRSVMGSYWSAFLYKDHVYANPVTGKVSTVGQLQVADVQKFYQANYIPNGSAIAIVGDFKAKDMKAQISKLFADWKKGTSAQKNLAASVVTAPTGNNVLLINKDDARETTFYIGGVGIKRDNPDYVAIEVVNTVFGGRFTSWLNDELRVNSGLTYGASSRFLPLKNAGTFYISTFTANKTTEPTIDKALEVLNRLHTTGIDETTLQSAKNYVKGQYLPDYETAGQLAGLLTEMFWYGFNESFINSFQANVDQLTTAKAKEIVAKYFPKDKLQFVLVGKAEEIKKIAEKYGPVTEKQIKADGF; encoded by the coding sequence ATGAAAAGAACCACTTTATATATAGTATTTGCTCTTGCCTTTGTCTGTCAGTCATTCTGTAGTTTTGCCCAGACAAAAGCTGCCGAGTATAAATTACCTGGGTACGAGAAATTTGTTTTATCCAATGGGTTGACGGTGTACCTGATGGAACAACATGAAGTACCTGTCATTAATGTAGCCGCTATCGTTCCTGCCGGAGCCATCTATGATGGCTCACAAGCCGGACTTGCCTCTCTGACTGCCACAGCGTTAAAACATGGAACAAAGAACTATACAAAGACCAAACTGGAAGAAGAACTGGATTTTGTCGGAGCGACACTGGCTACACAGGCAACCAAAGAATATGCTTCTCTTTCTGCTGGATTCGCAGCCAAAGATCAGACAAAGGTTTTACCATTAATCAAAGAAGTACTGGTAAATCCAACGTTTGATGCGGCAGAGTTTGAAAAAGAGAAGAAACGAATGCTGACTAATCTGGAAAGAGCCAAGGAAAGTCCTCGTTCGGTGATGGGATCTTACTGGTCTGCATTCCTGTATAAAGATCATGTATATGCTAATCCGGTTACAGGCAAAGTATCCACAGTTGGTCAACTTCAGGTAGCAGATGTACAAAAGTTCTATCAGGCCAATTATATTCCTAATGGATCTGCTATTGCCATAGTGGGAGATTTTAAGGCGAAGGATATGAAAGCTCAGATCTCCAAACTGTTTGCAGACTGGAAAAAAGGAACTTCTGCTCAGAAAAATCTGGCTGCCAGTGTCGTAACTGCACCAACCGGAAATAATGTTTTGCTCATTAACAAAGACGATGCACGGGAGACGACATTTTATATTGGGGGAGTTGGTATAAAGAGAGATAACCCGGACTATGTGGCTATCGAAGTGGTAAATACCGTTTTTGGCGGACGATTTACCTCCTGGCTTAATGATGAATTACGTGTTAACTCCGGATTGACCTATGGGGCAAGCAGTCGGTTTTTGCCTCTGAAAAATGCAGGTACTTTTTACATCTCAACCTTCACCGCCAATAAAACCACAGAACCGACTATTGATAAGGCGCTGGAAGTGCTTAATCGTCTGCATACTACAGGTATTGATGAAACTACCCTGCAATCTGCCAAAAACTATGTGAAAGGACAATATCTACCTGATTACGAAACAGCAGGACAGTTGGCAGGTTTGCTTACTGAAATGTTCTGGTATGGTTTCAATGAGTCTTTTATCAATAGCTTCCAAGCTAATGTAGATCAACTGACAACTGCCAAAGCCAAAGAGATTGTGGCAAAGTATTTTCCGAAAGACAAGCTTCAGTTTGTGTTGGTTGGCAAAGCAGAAGAGATTAAAAAGATTGCTGAAAAGTATGGTCCTGTAACTGAAAAGCAGATTAAAGCGGATGGATTTTAA
- a CDS encoding IPT/TIG domain-containing protein, with protein sequence MKAIFSSIVLLLCLLINNSCKTNELGPGNYTGQEITPEQRMTLLAECTAKYTSLQNEDTAQARQQLIAWLKTRPEFIASGYDDESQNAWAIFTDGRFVMFVDNRPQAPFEDRSGRIAFENEQITAPASSGARETELPDTKKVLLFSGMGSAFIDTPPELERIFAIAKTGYQIKKERASIDNLKGVGAETAVFYLSTHGGRIKPKDKLSIDGEDFPDALIGFWTTDSCTAANEAKYKNDLDKKRLGYMVAKYNEPTRGNPIKEAHYVITQDFVNTYMSFGKNALIYLDACNSYMLDEGGDVWAGAFINKAQEKKATYIGWSKRVLDKDAYRSAKFLFDRLLGADYTSNNPNLGIPKETPSQRPFDIDAVMTNMIQKGFAISTVEGETAVLHHASTVGPDTHASLKPSIAYMEIDELASKLTIYGIFGTDPGDAKREVTVNETKVTVNEWKSDKITCTIPVSGNGAAGEVIVKAYDQKSNSVPLTEWYIPFTWSETGKFYSRTVDVVLHLRADVHRYRNAPGETPKPIESPDVIPSHPFAKDSKATYKAGGSCSYTCPCNPGQFGVSNKVIGSPEINIPYSVDASSATNKFFAIYGWDKDRKVLTVFASGSNFDGYKNQEVSGGCTEGGTTTENTPLPLAFVISESLNEITLELPFANTEAFDFRIKKGERSMETIALEHCACQDKSEAPIKLSWKDTEARFAPTAKTAARLASAN encoded by the coding sequence ATGAAAGCCATCTTCTCTTCAATAGTCTTATTGCTTTGTTTGCTAATCAACAACTCTTGTAAAACCAATGAGTTAGGACCTGGTAACTATACAGGACAGGAGATTACTCCAGAGCAAAGAATGACTTTATTGGCAGAATGTACAGCAAAGTATACCTCCTTACAGAATGAGGATACTGCACAAGCCAGGCAACAACTGATTGCCTGGCTTAAAACCCGTCCGGAGTTTATTGCATCGGGTTATGATGATGAGTCGCAGAATGCTTGGGCTATCTTCACAGATGGACGTTTTGTGATGTTTGTCGACAACAGGCCTCAAGCTCCGTTTGAAGACAGGAGTGGGCGGATAGCTTTTGAGAACGAACAAATTACAGCACCCGCCAGCAGTGGTGCCAGAGAGACCGAATTGCCTGATACAAAAAAGGTACTCCTTTTCAGTGGAATGGGATCTGCTTTTATTGATACTCCTCCTGAACTAGAACGGATATTTGCCATTGCCAAAACTGGATATCAGATCAAAAAGGAACGGGCTAGTATTGATAATCTGAAAGGTGTCGGAGCGGAAACAGCAGTGTTTTATCTAAGCACACATGGAGGACGTATCAAACCGAAAGATAAGCTCTCGATAGATGGAGAAGACTTTCCAGATGCATTGATTGGGTTTTGGACTACAGATTCCTGTACAGCAGCAAACGAAGCTAAGTACAAGAATGATCTGGATAAAAAACGACTGGGATATATGGTCGCTAAATACAATGAGCCTACACGAGGAAATCCTATCAAAGAAGCACACTATGTAATTACTCAGGACTTTGTAAATACATATATGAGCTTTGGTAAAAATGCACTTATTTACCTCGATGCCTGTAACAGCTATATGTTGGACGAGGGTGGCGATGTGTGGGCTGGAGCATTTATAAATAAAGCACAGGAAAAGAAGGCTACCTATATTGGCTGGAGCAAACGGGTACTGGATAAAGATGCTTATCGGTCTGCCAAGTTTTTGTTTGATCGCTTGTTGGGAGCTGATTATACGAGTAACAACCCGAATCTCGGTATTCCAAAAGAAACCCCTTCTCAGCGTCCGTTTGATATAGACGCTGTGATGACTAATATGATACAAAAAGGGTTTGCTATCTCAACTGTTGAAGGGGAAACGGCTGTATTACATCATGCTTCTACAGTTGGACCAGACACACATGCTAGCCTGAAGCCTAGTATTGCCTATATGGAAATAGACGAACTGGCAAGCAAGCTGACAATTTATGGCATTTTTGGTACTGACCCCGGAGATGCCAAACGGGAAGTTACAGTCAATGAAACAAAGGTGACTGTAAATGAATGGAAGTCGGATAAGATTACCTGTACCATTCCGGTAAGTGGAAACGGTGCCGCTGGAGAGGTAATTGTGAAAGCATATGATCAGAAAAGCAACAGTGTACCTCTTACGGAATGGTATATTCCATTTACCTGGAGTGAAACCGGAAAGTTTTACAGCCGTACGGTGGATGTTGTACTTCATCTGCGTGCAGATGTACATCGTTACCGAAATGCCCCTGGTGAAACCCCCAAGCCTATTGAGAGTCCAGATGTAATACCTTCACATCCATTTGCCAAAGATTCGAAGGCAACCTATAAAGCGGGTGGGTCCTGTTCGTACACCTGCCCCTGTAACCCTGGACAATTTGGTGTTTCCAATAAGGTAATAGGAAGTCCGGAAATCAATATTCCATATAGCGTTGATGCCTCAAGTGCTACCAATAAATTCTTTGCTATATACGGTTGGGACAAAGACCGGAAAGTACTTACTGTATTTGCATCCGGAAGTAATTTTGATGGCTATAAAAATCAGGAAGTGAGCGGTGGATGCACAGAAGGAGGTACTACTACCGAAAATACTCCTTTGCCTCTGGCATTTGTGATAAGTGAAAGCCTCAATGAAATCACATTGGAACTGCCATTTGCAAACACTGAAGCATTTGATTTTCGAATCAAAAAAGGTGAACGGTCTATGGAAACCATTGCATTAGAACATTGTGCCTGTCAGGATAAATCAGAAGCGCCTATCAAGCTAAGCTGGAAAGATACAGAAGCTCGTTTTGCCCCAACTGCTAAAACAGCAGCCCGCTTAGCTTCTGCCAACTAA
- a CDS encoding peroxiredoxin codes for MLSIGEKFPEFKKTAVVSLEKGNEFYEITSQDHINAGKWLVMFWWPKDFTFVCPTEIAEFNKKNQDFKDRDAILIGASTDSEFVHLAWRQNHDDLRGLKFPMLADTSKSLAEELGILEANEKIAYRVTYIVDPQGIVRWVSANDLSVGRNVGEVIRVLDALQTDELCPCNWQKGEATLTA; via the coding sequence ATGTTATCTATCGGAGAGAAATTTCCTGAGTTCAAAAAAACAGCAGTAGTTTCTCTTGAAAAAGGTAATGAATTCTATGAAATTACAAGCCAGGATCATATCAACGCTGGTAAATGGCTGGTAATGTTCTGGTGGCCAAAAGATTTCACATTCGTATGTCCTACTGAGATTGCTGAATTCAACAAGAAAAACCAGGACTTCAAAGATCGTGATGCTATCCTGATTGGTGCTTCTACTGACTCTGAGTTTGTTCACTTAGCATGGAGACAAAATCACGATGATCTGCGTGGTTTGAAATTCCCTATGCTGGCTGATACTTCTAAGTCACTGGCTGAAGAACTAGGTATACTGGAAGCGAATGAGAAAATTGCTTATCGTGTAACATACATTGTAGATCCTCAAGGAATTGTACGTTGGGTAAGTGCTAACGACCTTTCTGTAGGACGTAACGTAGGAGAAGTAATCCGTGTGTTGGATGCACTACAAACAGATGAACTTTGCCCTTGCAACTGGCAAAAAGGTGAAGCTACCCTGACTGCTTAA
- a CDS encoding DUF1440 domain-containing protein produces MAHSSVSHNVPTSLHRSTQTILKAGLIAGILDLITAVIVNYLLAGTTPVRLLLFIASGVVGKEAFSGGTLMALIGLLLHFFIAMTFAFFYFLLYPRLQILARHKIVAGLLYGVFVWIVMNQIVLPLSNTPKLPFNPVKAAIGMLVLMCMIGLPISIIVHKHFRRS; encoded by the coding sequence ATGGCACACTCTTCTGTTTCGCATAATGTCCCCACCTCTCTGCATAGAAGCACTCAAACTATATTGAAAGCTGGCTTGATAGCAGGTATTCTGGATCTTATAACCGCAGTTATTGTCAACTATTTGTTAGCCGGAACAACTCCAGTACGACTACTACTTTTTATTGCCAGTGGGGTAGTTGGTAAAGAAGCGTTTTCAGGAGGTACGCTTATGGCTCTTATAGGACTGCTCCTTCACTTCTTTATTGCTATGACTTTTGCATTTTTTTATTTTTTACTCTATCCAAGACTTCAAATACTGGCTAGGCACAAAATAGTAGCAGGCCTGCTGTATGGTGTTTTTGTTTGGATTGTTATGAATCAAATAGTTCTCCCACTTAGCAATACACCAAAGCTTCCGTTTAACCCTGTAAAGGCAGCTATTGGTATGCTGGTTCTGATGTGTATGATTGGTCTTCCTATTTCGATTATTGTACACAAACACTTCAGACGTTCCTAG
- a CDS encoding carboxymuconolactone decarboxylase family protein has protein sequence MNTLQHETLSSLLEELKVADYQPTAEVDKLAEVDHRYLRDLRINVTNALKYDNLSKKESYLLALAVAINEKHATLKTTFEALAKGEGATDAELAETVACVSLLNVNNVFYRFRHFTKKEYYEQTPAGIKMSIMMNPVLGKEFFELMSLGVSALNGCEMCVNAHEESILKVGGSQARIYDAVRLTAIIKGLTAIF, from the coding sequence ATGAATACTTTGCAACACGAAACTTTAAGTAGTCTGCTAGAAGAATTAAAAGTTGCCGATTATCAGCCAACAGCTGAAGTGGATAAACTGGCAGAAGTAGATCACCGTTATCTGCGTGATCTGCGTATCAATGTAACCAATGCATTGAAGTATGACAATCTGAGTAAAAAAGAAAGTTATTTGCTGGCATTGGCTGTAGCTATCAATGAAAAACATGCTACTCTGAAAACAACATTTGAAGCACTGGCTAAAGGAGAAGGAGCTACAGATGCTGAGTTAGCTGAAACCGTAGCATGTGTTTCTTTGCTGAACGTAAACAATGTGTTTTACCGCTTCCGTCACTTTACCAAGAAGGAATATTATGAACAAACGCCTGCAGGTATCAAAATGTCTATCATGATGAACCCTGTGCTGGGTAAAGAGTTCTTTGAATTGATGAGTTTGGGTGTATCTGCGTTGAATGGCTGTGAGATGTGTGTAAATGCACACGAAGAATCTATTCTGAAAGTGGGTGGTTCACAAGCTCGTATTTATGATGCTGTTCGCCTGACCGCTATTATTAAAGGACTTACTGCTATTTTTTAA
- a CDS encoding response regulator transcription factor, with protein METIRISVVEDISEIREGIRFVINQTPGFECVSVYENAEDAAAALPALCPDIVVMDINLPGMSGIDCIRKVRAVTSHIQFMMFTVFEEGEQVFEALSAGASGYLLKKTPPHKIIEALQELYEGGSPMSASIARKIVNSFQKTLPSEESQKLSVREKEILDHLAKGLLYKEIASKLSISTGTVRQHIHNIYEKLHVQNRTEAINKVFGR; from the coding sequence ATGGAAACCATTCGAATTAGTGTTGTAGAAGATATTTCTGAGATCAGAGAAGGTATTCGGTTTGTCATTAATCAGACGCCAGGTTTTGAATGTGTTTCTGTCTATGAGAATGCAGAAGATGCTGCTGCTGCATTGCCAGCCCTATGTCCGGATATTGTTGTCATGGACATCAACCTTCCGGGAATGAGTGGAATAGATTGTATCCGAAAAGTAAGAGCTGTAACTTCTCACATACAGTTTATGATGTTTACTGTTTTTGAAGAAGGCGAACAGGTCTTTGAAGCCCTCTCTGCCGGAGCTTCAGGATATCTGCTAAAGAAAACCCCTCCCCACAAGATTATAGAGGCTCTACAGGAACTATATGAGGGTGGATCACCTATGAGTGCTTCTATTGCTCGTAAGATCGTCAATTCTTTCCAGAAAACCCTTCCCTCAGAGGAAAGCCAGAAATTATCGGTCCGTGAGAAAGAAATCCTAGATCATCTTGCGAAAGGACTTTTGTACAAAGAGATTGCCAGTAAACTTTCCATCAGTACCGGAACTGTACGCCAACACATCCATAATATCTACGAAAAACTACATGTACAAAACCGCACCGAAGCAATCAACAAAGTCTTTGGAAGATAA
- a CDS encoding pitrilysin family protein: MKQFFLVPALLCCLSVLAQNKADDVKTFTLTNGMKFLVVEDNSIPNANMYLLYRVGARNEHPGITGLSHFFEHMMFNGSKKYGPKEFDRTMEFNGGANNAYTTENVTVYTDWFPSSALEKIFDLEADRIASLTIDPKMVESERGVVLSERSTGLENSPWRMLGEAVNATAFQEHPYHWPVIGYEEDIKNWTKEDLEYYFKTYYAPNNCVVVISGNVKTDEVKRLAQKYLEPIPAQKAADPVHLVEPPQTGERRVTVQKQVATPYMLIGYHTPEARHKDFYALSILSSVLSKGNSSRLYSTLVDKKQLVSNVFTDYSESFDPTLFQIYVVAAKDAKEADIESTIYEEIEKIKKDGITEKELQKIKNQKLMEFYGQIETINGKSNNLGTYELFFGDYKKMFEAPAEYNKVTLDDIKRVANEYFKKSNRTVGVLKANVED; the protein is encoded by the coding sequence ATGAAGCAATTCTTTCTTGTCCCGGCATTGCTCTGTTGCCTGAGTGTACTGGCACAAAACAAAGCAGACGATGTCAAAACATTTACACTTACCAATGGAATGAAATTTCTGGTTGTTGAGGATAATTCTATTCCCAATGCCAATATGTACCTGCTCTATCGGGTGGGTGCCCGCAATGAGCATCCTGGTATTACAGGCTTATCCCATTTTTTTGAACATATGATGTTCAACGGTTCTAAAAAATATGGCCCAAAAGAGTTCGATCGCACCATGGAGTTTAATGGAGGGGCCAACAATGCCTATACTACCGAAAATGTAACTGTATATACAGATTGGTTTCCGTCTTCTGCACTCGAAAAGATATTTGATTTAGAAGCAGATCGTATTGCCAGTCTTACCATCGATCCTAAAATGGTGGAGAGCGAACGTGGCGTAGTGTTGTCTGAACGTAGCACAGGTTTGGAAAACTCTCCATGGCGTATGTTGGGTGAAGCTGTGAATGCCACTGCTTTTCAGGAGCATCCGTATCACTGGCCTGTAATCGGATATGAAGAAGACATCAAAAACTGGACAAAAGAAGACCTGGAATATTATTTCAAAACCTATTATGCACCCAATAACTGTGTAGTGGTAATTTCTGGAAATGTAAAAACGGATGAAGTAAAACGATTGGCACAGAAATACCTGGAACCTATTCCGGCTCAGAAAGCAGCAGATCCGGTCCATCTGGTAGAACCTCCTCAGACAGGGGAACGTCGGGTGACTGTACAAAAGCAAGTAGCGACTCCTTATATGCTCATTGGGTATCATACACCTGAAGCACGCCATAAAGACTTTTATGCACTTAGTATTTTGAGCTCTGTTCTTTCCAAAGGCAATTCTTCCCGATTATACAGCACCCTGGTAGATAAAAAACAGTTGGTATCCAATGTATTTACTGACTATAGTGAAAGCTTTGATCCAACGTTGTTTCAGATATATGTAGTAGCTGCAAAGGATGCAAAAGAAGCAGACATTGAAAGTACCATTTACGAAGAAATAGAAAAGATTAAAAAAGATGGTATTACAGAGAAAGAACTTCAGAAAATAAAGAATCAGAAACTAATGGAGTTCTATGGACAAATCGAAACTATTAATGGGAAGTCTAACAACCTGGGAACCTATGAATTGTTCTTTGGTGATTACAAAAAGATGTTTGAGGCTCCTGCTGAGTACAACAAGGTAACACTAGATGATATCAAACGGGTAGCCAATGAGTATTTTAAGAAATCCAATAGAACTGTAGGTGTTTTAAAAGCAAACGTAGAAGACTAA
- a CDS encoding sensor histidine kinase, translating to MQLIRASCIFFICFSTSNVWAVKTLQRDTVYTSKIKTFRDIWTETAFCLDTANQYLFWNPPLSLYHRDSAYYANFLPTEKAFVNHYLYFIVHNDEADTVKLYFYADTQESMWLKEEDLIAHTIRELPVEDYKGRIYSGTQTFLLTVLPGQTLEYTAKIIPLKTRHSAISPALIRPEYVADLFLGEYKYGIADLLQFTIFWGMLLMMLLYIFFKYLQVRSIEYLYYSGYILFFLFYFLYRGNALNIAPVQRMPFFVYYWGSITQFIANCFYFAFFRRFLNVSQVLPRLDKILRWATAVLIAYICMDFVLFLFPKTYFFRWFLWDSIRASLIILSVVALFIIVRLRNRLMWYIFTGSLAMAFWGLLAMVLSYYPSAIENLPMPFSSPLFYFQLGITIELLCFALGLGYKNKRDEIERAEAQEALKIEQTQKEFEKYKAAVEAREAERKRIASEMHDDIGSGLTSILFLSNAIHQNVQNGQLVLTEKISLMASGLVDQMSNIIWSMNKEYDTLQDLVAYTRSHISELLENAEVNYVFHIQDSLPEISLNGVQRRNIYLVIKEAVHNAIKHAQASHVVLDFRYDESLKITIQDNGKGFIKNEVRKYGNGMKNMQQRMKDIEGSITWDTEAEKGTKVCLEILLSIPFNR from the coding sequence ATGCAACTCATACGCGCAAGCTGCATTTTTTTTATTTGTTTTTCCACATCGAACGTATGGGCTGTAAAGACATTGCAGAGAGACACTGTTTACACCTCAAAAATAAAAACTTTCCGGGATATCTGGACTGAAACAGCTTTCTGCCTTGATACTGCCAATCAGTATCTTTTCTGGAATCCTCCTTTGTCTCTTTACCATCGTGATTCTGCCTATTATGCAAATTTTCTTCCTACTGAGAAAGCATTTGTCAATCACTACCTCTATTTCATTGTGCATAATGATGAGGCTGATACCGTGAAGCTGTATTTCTATGCAGATACACAGGAAAGTATGTGGTTAAAAGAAGAAGATCTGATTGCACATACTATACGAGAATTGCCTGTTGAAGACTATAAAGGGCGGATATATAGTGGCACGCAAACATTCTTATTAACGGTATTACCAGGGCAGACACTGGAATATACCGCTAAAATAATCCCTTTGAAGACCCGGCATTCTGCTATCTCTCCGGCTCTGATCCGGCCGGAGTATGTTGCTGACCTTTTTTTAGGCGAATACAAATATGGAATTGCAGATCTGCTGCAATTCACAATCTTCTGGGGCATGCTTCTGATGATGCTGCTTTATATTTTCTTCAAATATCTTCAGGTGCGTTCCATAGAGTATCTGTACTATTCAGGTTATATTCTGTTCTTCCTGTTTTATTTTCTGTACAGAGGTAATGCATTGAATATCGCACCTGTGCAGCGTATGCCATTCTTTGTATATTACTGGGGGAGTATCACACAGTTTATTGCCAACTGCTTTTATTTTGCCTTCTTCCGGCGCTTTTTAAATGTCTCTCAGGTGTTACCTCGGCTGGATAAAATTCTGCGTTGGGCTACGGCTGTTCTGATTGCCTACATTTGTATGGATTTTGTTTTATTCCTTTTTCCAAAGACCTACTTCTTTCGCTGGTTTTTATGGGATAGCATCCGGGCGTCTCTGATCATTCTTTCTGTAGTAGCTTTATTTATTATCGTACGGCTACGCAATCGGTTGATGTGGTATATCTTTACCGGTAGCCTGGCAATGGCTTTCTGGGGGTTGCTGGCAATGGTATTGTCTTATTATCCAAGTGCAATAGAAAACCTGCCGATGCCATTCAGTTCGCCTTTATTTTACTTTCAATTAGGTATTACTATTGAGCTACTCTGTTTTGCCTTAGGACTTGGATATAAAAACAAAAGGGATGAAATTGAGAGAGCAGAAGCACAGGAAGCTTTGAAAATAGAACAGACACAGAAAGAATTTGAGAAATATAAAGCAGCCGTAGAAGCAAGGGAGGCAGAACGTAAACGAATAGCATCCGAGATGCATGATGACATCGGGTCCGGACTAACATCTATTTTATTTCTGAGTAATGCTATACATCAGAATGTACAGAACGGGCAATTAGTGCTTACAGAAAAAATTTCTCTTATGGCCTCCGGATTGGTAGATCAGATGAGTAATATTATCTGGTCTATGAATAAGGAATATGATACCTTGCAAGACTTGGTTGCTTATACCAGAAGTCACATAAGCGAATTACTGGAAAATGCAGAAGTCAACTATGTGTTTCATATACAGGATTCTTTGCCTGAAATATCGTTGAATGGTGTGCAACGCCGGAATATTTACCTGGTTATCAAAGAAGCAGTACACAATGCTATTAAACATGCACAGGCTTCACATGTAGTGCTGGATTTTCGTTATGACGAATCGTTAAAAATTACAATTCAAGACAATGGCAAAGGATTTATCAAAAATGAGGTCCGAAAGTATGGAAATGGAATGAAGAATATGCAGCAACGTATGAAAGATATTGAAGGTAGTATCACATGGGATACAGAAGCAGAGAAAGGTACCAAAGTCTGTCTCGAAATACTTTTATCGATTCCATTCAATAGGTAG